One Spinacia oleracea cultivar Varoflay chromosome 4, BTI_SOV_V1, whole genome shotgun sequence DNA segment encodes these proteins:
- the LOC110776870 gene encoding uncharacterized protein gives MEYLSHCLEVVSSSTAFKLHPRCQKLGVTHLMFAADLLMFCKADSVKVMFDAFNKFSEASGLVANLHKSEVYVAGISDTEGNHIVETLGIPKGFVMPKKVMKEIQRNRVFHWTGGDSNSRRAPVAWDQMCLPKVCGGWNLKDLTIWNKAAVIKHCWALSLKQDRLWIKWVHIYYIKQKDFWSMSIPSGLTWTFKEDMAK, from the exons ATGGAATATCTGTCTCATTGCTTAGAAGTTGTTTCTAGTTCTACTGCTTTCAAACTCCATCCAAGATGCCAGAAGTTAGGAGTCACTCATTTGATGTTCGCAGCCGATCTGCTGATGTTCTGTAAAGCTGATTCAGTTAAAGTGATGTTTGATGCGTTTAATAAGTTCTCTGAAGCATCAGGTTTGGTTGCCAATCTTCATAAAAGTGAAGTCTATGTGGCTGGGATTTCAGATACAGAGGGAAATCATATTGTTGAGACTTTGGGAATTCCCAAAG GGTTCGTAATGCCTAAGAAggtgatgaaagaaattcaGAGGAACAGGGTGTTCCACTGGACAGGTGGTGATTCAAATTCAAGAAGGGCCCCTGTAGCTTGGGACCAGATGTGCTTGCCTAAGGTATGTGGTGGGTGGAACCTGAAAGACCTTACTATTTGGAATAAGGCAGCAGTGATCAAGCATTGTTGGGCTTTATCTTTGAAACAAGATCGGCTATGGATTAAATGGGTGCACATATACTACATCAAGCAGAAGGATTTTTGGTCCATGTCTATTCCTAGTGGACTCACTTGGACTTTTAAGGAAGATATGGCAAAGTAG